GATATTAGTTTGTGCTATTTGTCCGCGCCTCCTGTTGGCACCGGACTTTGATTGCCAATATCAATGAACACCCTCCAGGTTCCATCTGACTGCTTTTTCCAGACATTTAAATATTTCCCATGAGATCGGCCGGCGGTGCCGTCCTGTTTCGGATACTCATACATATATTCACCCCAGGTATAGCCCATTTCACCTGATTGTGCCACCTCCGCCTCCCGCGGAGTCCATGAGAGTACTCCTACAGTATCCCCCTCCATTGAGGCGTAAATGGAATCCCGTCCCCGTATAGGGTTTGCACCGGCCGGGAGCAGGAGTGCGTCCGGGGCCAGGTATTTCCGGAAAGCATCCGCCGACCCGTGCCGGACGGAAAATTCCGAAAAGTTCCGATCAGTTTTGAGAAGTTCCTTTGCTCCGGCCCTGTTTTCAGCGACGGACGGAGAACCGCAGGAGACTACAATTGATACGGCGGCTAACATCATTATGAGCGGGAGATTAATACGAAACATTGTCATACCTCCGAAAACCTGTTTCACAGGAAAATTTCAATCCGGCATCCTGTAGGGCCAACCCTATAGGAACATGATAATTCGTGTCCAGAATACATACCCGGAATATCCGACAGCCAGGACGCCGGCAACTATCATGACGAATCCGGTAAGCAGGGCAAAACTCCCTTCCACCGGTTTTCCCGAAAATGGTGCCCGGAAATTTCGATTCAAAAAGACCTGGATCCCGTTGGCAAATGCGTAAAATCCGATGCCGAACACAATCAGTGCTGCGATAATCCAGCCTTTGTCAGTGGTCATACAGCGTCCTTTTTATTACGGGAACACGACGGACATTATTTTACGTACGGCTTACTTTGTATTCAACGGAATTGTTCGAATTGCACGGCATCTTACCCACGGTCCACAATATCCCCCACATTATTATCGAGCAATCCGCAACCGGACACTCCCCCGGTTATTGCCGTAAAAATTCCAGGCATCGTTGGCAAAACAATACAGATAGCCGGAAGTTGCCGGCGTAAAAGTGGTGCCATCGCCGATGAGAAAATGGCTGTGCGGCTCCGGTGTCCCGTCCCCAGTCGGATTCCCGCCATCGCCGACAACGCCGACCAGCGAAAACCAGGGATACTTCTCGTACCGCCGGGTACCCATAAATTCGGCCTCCCGGTTCCCGGTGATGTTGCGGAACAGTGTCTCCGCCTTACCCCAGAGCGTCCCGAGGAGATGTGCGATCTCCGCCGGTTGGAATTTGCCGTCATGCGCCCCACCGGGGCCACAGGTAATCGTACGGTCGACCCATTCCCCTGCCGCTTCCAATTTATATTCCACGCCCGCTTTCAGATAAACTCTGGTGTGATTCCATGGCTGATCCGCGTACACCACCAGCTCGATGCCTTCGCCATTATCCGGAACCGTCCGGGTTTTCCGGTAGGGCGCCTGGGCAATCGGTGGGGTGTCCCGCCGGTCAATCACCGACTCATGCACGGCAGGGTTCTTCCCGGATATTTGAGGAGCACTCCGGGGCTGTGATCTGAGCAGGCTAAATGCGCCACGGTAAGAATCGTGCAGCACATCCCTGGGATCAGGATTAATCTGGGAAACCATATCCGGCAGAAAATTGAGGCCTTGTTCCGAAGCCTCGTCAATCATCCATTGCAATGCGATATTTGACAATCCAATCTCCGGGTAGCCGCCTCCCACGTCGGAGTGGACTCCGCTGAACCACACCTGCTTGACGTCGACATCCGAGCCTGATTCATCCCATAAGGTTGGGGTGAAACTCGCACGGATTTCATCCAGGGCTACCGCGTGCCGGGCATTTACGATGGTATCCCCCAACTTCGTATTGTGAAACAAGTAATCGTCACGATCGTCAAAAAAATTCAGTATCGCCAGGTCATCAGGAATTCCCAGTGCTCCCACCGTATCCCATACCCCGATAAAGTAAATGGGAACACGGCCATCCCCATCATTGTCCGCATGGAAATTCCAGTTTCCGGCCCACTCGGATTGCGATTGCTTTTCCCGGTATCCGAACTTGTAAGCCTTTTCCACACGTGTCCAGACTTCATTGTCCGGGATCCCGGTCAAATCCAAAAGCCCACACTGCGAAATCATCCCGCCGAGGCTCCGTACCGTATAAGCGCCACGACTAAAACCGAACAGATATATCCGATCACCGCTACGATAATGTCCGCCCAACCACCGGTATCCGCTCATGATGTTCTTACTCAGCCCCTCTCCCACGCTTCCGCCCTTCACCTTGTCCCACCAGCTGCCTTCTGTCCCCACACCGGGATGATAATACTTCAGCTGATCATTTCCATTATCGTCCACATCAGCAAGGCTGTTAAATATCCGGACCACATTCGTTGGAATTGGCACACCGCTTTCCTCTTGATCCGGCGTATTCCAGGTCCCGTCCGCACACACGATTAAATTTCGCATTGTTTTATCCCTTTTTGCTTATCGTCAGTGATAACCTCATAAAAGAAACCAGTTCTAAATCCGGCAGAACATTAAATAATCAACACGAAAATCCTGCCACCTGATGGTGAGGAGGTTGCGGCTCCTGCCTATTTCGGCGGCAGTGAGAGCGCGTAATCCACCCCATGGCTGATCCAGGAGCGCAACGACTTATCCTCCGCGTAGCCCGCCGGCATGACTACAATCCATCCGGTCATCGGTCTGCCGGTCATGTCAAATTCTTTTGTCTGATCAGCCGCCAGTGATTCTTTGTATCTATCCGGGCCGACCCGCACAATCAAATCCGTCCCATGGACGCCACACGCCATGTTCCCGTGCATCAGAAATCCGATGCCGCCGAACATCTTTTTCTCCTCGTGCTGTGGGTATTCCCGTATTTCAGATCGAACGCGCTCTGCCAAACCTTTATCATAAGCCATGGATTACTCTACTGAATTGTCGTTTTTTTTTTGGTTTTGTTATTCATATGATATCGATCGTTATAGGCAAAAATCGCTCATCGACATTAATATTTCGTCAAACCTGTGTGTATAACTCCCCTGGAGTGAGGAGATGATTTGGAGTCCCTGGGTTCATAACCCTGCCTTGTATGTCTCCGTCCAGAGACTGGGTTCAGACGGGATCCCGCCTGGAAATCCTGGGTGAGTTCCCTGTAGTTTATTTCCACCATTCGATTTCTCTGGTATTAAGGAACGATGGATCAACATGGGAGTTACTCCTCCTCAGCTCCCTTCCGGGCTCCCTTTCGCACCGGGATGAACCGATAGCCCACAATCCCCGGAAGCAGCACATTAATTCCAAACAACAACAGCGAGGCATTCAGAGTGATAGCACTTGAAACCCCAATGAGATTGAAAAACAGGATCCGGCTCCCCTCCTGGATCCCCAGATTGGCAAAGGTCAGTGGCAACGTTCTGGCCACCATTTGGGCGGCTCCAAATGCGAGAAATCCCCGAACAAACGGCGCCGGCCCAAATGTCCTGAGCAACAAATACATCTCTAAATAGACTATCAGTTTAATCGCGAGGGACATGAGGAGCAGGGCTCCCACTTGCACGGGATTCAGATCGGTCAGCTGCCGGGTCAGCGGCTCCAGCGCCTGCCGGATTTTCCCCGGGAAAATCCGGGATACTCGTTTAAGAAGTTTAGCAAAAATTGCCGGATCATAAACAAAAACCAGTATCAGAGCCAGGATTACTCCCATCAACACATAAAAAATAACCCGGGTAGCTCCGGAAATTGGGAGTAATTCCAGGCCAAGGACCAACAGAGTGATCGCCCCAATCACATAGGCTATCAGATGACCGAATCCCTTATCGATTATGCTAGCGCTGTTGACGTTCCAAAAATCCTCGTGCGGAAAAAAAATGCCCATAACCAATTCCCCGATGCGGCCGGGAGTAATTAATCCCAGAGTAATACTTCCGAACAGTGACCGCCAAACTTGCCGGGAGGAAGCCTGCACCCGTCCGACTTCCCGAAGCGTGTATCCCCATCTGTGTTTCATAAGCGATAATCGAAGTGCCAGAAGAGGCAATACCGCCAGGAAGAATCGGAAATCCATATCCGACAGCCGGATGATCTGGTCCCGTTGGCGCCAGACAAATGCGGCGATGACGACCACCAGTAGAATTCCGGCCACCAGCCGAATCCACCACATGAGTCCGGGGCGCTTCTCCAAGGGGGTAACCCCTCCATCAGTATTCGGCTTATTCCTCTCAGGAGTTCTTTCGTCGGCGTCATAATCTGATAGGGATTGGTGTAAATCTTCTCTGTCTTCCGGTGAGGATTGTCTGAGAAATTCCATGGAATATTACTTTGTTGATGAGCGCCGGGATGATAACCATCTCCCGATCGGGACTATCTTAGATATTGCCTTAAACAGCATATTCTTCAGCCGGGAACTCCATCCAAGCACTGTTGTCCCCTTGTGGCGGTGAGGAATTCTCTGGTTTGGAATCTCCGTCTCTAAAAAAGGACAGAGCGTCTCCCAATTAAAATTTTCATGAAGGTCCAGAACAAGAAGATCTCCCGGCCGGTCCTGAAAATAATTTTGAACCTCCTCCCTGTGCCGACGCCAGGTTTCAGCAAAGACTTCCCGGTCAAACATTTTACGCCCGTAAATGGCTTCATGAATCTGATGAATCTCCGGAAATTTCTCCCGCTGATACGTCGAGTATCCTTGGGTAAAAAGCCATTCCACACTTCCAAGCCAGTCTTCCAAAGGTCGCACAGTGAGTATGAACTTACTGCCAGGATATGCACGATCCAGCTCCTGATACAGGAGTGGCACCGGATTATCGGTGAAGGCATCGTATTGGTTCAGCAATTCACTGTCCAGCCCGTGTATAAGTTCATAGGGCCCGTGGATGGCACGATAGCCCAGGATCTGGAGTGCCCGGTCCAGGGATGTAGTGCCGGTCCGCTGGAGTCCGACGCCGAATATTTTATGTGAAGTACCTGGCATAATTCTATCTACCGCTTCCGGACGTTACCCAAAAGATAGTCAGGTAATATAGGGATGGTGAAATTGAGAAAACAGTTGTGAACAGACAGACTCCCACCCCGCACAGAAGAGCCCTGCAACACGACTCTGCCGGTATCGGGAATTCTTCAGCGCTTTCCTCAATTATATACTATCAAGAACCAACACCCAATCGTTTCCCGGCTGTTTTTCTTCCGGAGGATTAAATTCCTGTTCACCGGCGTTTTCGTACTCGCCGAGTTCACTGATTTCTCCATTCCTGGGATCGTACCACGAGGCCTTCACCCGATCACCGGCAATTTTCCCCATATTCACTGTAAAATTCCGCCCGGTGTAGGTATACAGGAAAGCATAATCCTTTCCACGGGTGGCGATAACGTAATCATATTTCTCCCCATTTTGGCCTGCGACCAAAGACTGATCCGGCACCCGCTCCGGATACGGACGCGACAGCATCAGGTTTTTCAGATGCTGCATCTGAGCTGCACCGGTATCATCGATGGCTTCGCACCAATATTCCCGGGCGCCGTAGGCCGGCTCCTCGTCGGACGGCATGTACATCTGCATTACGGCGCTGTGTCCGTAGGTATGTCCCGCCGCACCGGCGAATACGCCCCAGTGTGCGTAGCGCCGCGCATCTGCGGCGTCCCAGTATGGCTGGGTCGTGTTGTGCAATCCTTCAGGAATTCCCTCGTACGACGGTTCACCATCGACAGTGGGCTTCACCGGGCGCTTCCGGTAATCGGTGCGTACATAGCGCCAGCTGTCCTCGCCGTAGCCCAGTGCTGTGTCGTCCTGGTCGTATCTGCGGTGTCCGGACTGAAACATATTAAAGTCCAGCCAGGTTGAGTCGTGAAACCACATGGAGGACTGCGTTCTTCCATACGGATGAAATGTCACCAGATGATTGGGATCATGGTCGTGCAGGGTCTTTCCAATGATATTCCAAATCTCGGTGTTCTCATCCCCACGCGTATCGCCGCCGTTCAGCCAGATAATATTGGGGTTATCCTTGTATCGGTTTGCCAGGAAACGTGCATAATCTCTGGCCTCATCTTTGGCAACATGGCCGGCGCGGACGTTGGAACCCCAGACGAGCACCATTCCCACGTGGATATCTCTTCTGGCCGCTTCTTTCACCACAAAATCCACGTGATCCCAGTAGTCGTATTCCGCCGGATCATCCGGATCGTTTCCTTCAGTAACACGTGGTCTGGCCACATTATTATCGATTAACGCTGAATCACCATAAGCGTTTATAGCATCGGACACGCTATGAAGCACCATCACCTGAATAACGTTGAACCCGTTCTCCTGTCTGTTATCCAGGTACCGGATTATTTCGTCCCGGTCGAGCTTTTTAAACAGCAGCCAGCCGGTATCGCCCAACCAGAAAAACGGTTCGCCGTCCTCCTGGATAAAAAACCGGCCGTTTTCGGAGATCTGTATTCGGGATATCTCAGATCCCGGATCGGAGTTTACACATGCGTTCAGCAGTACCGGTAACGTAAATAATACAAGAATACTACGTTTCATACTTTTGAAATCCTTCCCCTCATTCGTTACAAAAATAATTGATCAATATCGCCAGCCGACCTCTCCGAAATACTCAAAATGCATTATCTTCCAACCCTTGAACCGGGTTGCGGAGTGGATGATGTAATCATTTTTCGTGGGTTTGCACCAGCTGTTTGTAAAGAGTGAGCCTTTAGCCTGAATTATTCAGGTTATGTAAGTATGTCGGATAAAAATATTTATAAGGAAGAACAATACTCTGCCGATAATATCATTCTTCCCACGCCTTGATTTGATTCCGCCCCGCCTCTTTTGCTTCGTACAGTTTCTTATCCGCCCGGCGCACCAGTTCATCCGTGTCGAGAAGGTTCTCATTATCGGTTGCGGCGATCCCGCCACTGAATGTGATGGAGAGAGGGGTATCATTTCCCGGGAATGGATGGTGCTCACACTTTTTCCGGAGTCGCTCAGAGAAAACTTTGGCGCCTTCTACCCCGGTATCCGGCATGATGATGACAAACTCTTCGCCGCCGTATCGGCAGATGATATCGATATCCTGGCGGGCGGTATCCTGGAACAAGTTGGCGAGCTCCCGTAGAACTTCGTCTCCCTTTTGGTGTCCGTGGGTATCGTTTACCTGTTTAAAGTGATCGATGTCGGTGATCAATATTGCAACTTTCCCCGCTTGCCGCGTGAGCCGGGAGACTTCCTCCCGGAGACGGATATCAAAATACCGGCGGACGTACAGACCGGTGAGGCCATCTATGGTAGCCAGGTTAAACAGACGGGCGTTTTCTGTTGCGACCGCGATGATTGTCGATAAAACCCGCAGCGGCGAGGTAATCGCCATCAGTTCTTCGGGAACTTCCGGGAGCGCCAGGGTGATAATGCCGACGTGTTGGTTGTGTGCACCCACGAGAGGCAGGCACAGGCAGGACATTTCCGTATCCTCCGTATCCGAGGGATACGGGAATTTTCTGGCTGGATCCAGTGGGAATTTGAAGATCTGACTTTTTTCACTGATCTTCTCTAACAGGGTATTTTGCGTCTTCACCTTTTCGTCGGGATATTCAATCTCCCCGTCCCGATAC
The sequence above is drawn from the Candidatus Neomarinimicrobiota bacterium genome and encodes:
- a CDS encoding DUF2235 domain-containing protein; this encodes MRNLIVCADGTWNTPDQEESGVPIPTNVVRIFNSLADVDDNGNDQLKYYHPGVGTEGSWWDKVKGGSVGEGLSKNIMSGYRWLGGHYRSGDRIYLFGFSRGAYTVRSLGGMISQCGLLDLTGIPDNEVWTRVEKAYKFGYREKQSQSEWAGNWNFHADNDGDGRVPIYFIGVWDTVGALGIPDDLAILNFFDDRDDYLFHNTKLGDTIVNARHAVALDEIRASFTPTLWDESGSDVDVKQVWFSGVHSDVGGGYPEIGLSNIALQWMIDEASEQGLNFLPDMVSQINPDPRDVLHDSYRGAFSLLRSQPRSAPQISGKNPAVHESVIDRRDTPPIAQAPYRKTRTVPDNGEGIELVVYADQPWNHTRVYLKAGVEYKLEAAGEWVDRTITCGPGGAHDGKFQPAEIAHLLGTLWGKAETLFRNITGNREAEFMGTRRYEKYPWFSLVGVVGDGGNPTGDGTPEPHSHFLIGDGTTFTPATSGYLYCFANDAWNFYGNNRGSVRLRIAR
- a CDS encoding GGDEF domain-containing protein, which encodes MPYSIASMNPEIQIQTLNYAARQISSELDMERLVMKSLDTVADFSSSTYIGMFSIKEEEDRYTLIGLYRDGEIEYPDEKVKTQNTLLEKISEKSQIFKFPLDPARKFPYPSDTEDTEMSCLCLPLVGAHNQHVGIITLALPEVPEELMAITSPLRVLSTIIAVATENARLFNLATIDGLTGLYVRRYFDIRLREEVSRLTRQAGKVAILITDIDHFKQVNDTHGHQKGDEVLRELANLFQDTARQDIDIICRYGGEEFVIIMPDTGVEGAKVFSERLRKKCEHHPFPGNDTPLSITFSGGIAATDNENLLDTDELVRRADKKLYEAKEAGRNQIKAWEE
- a CDS encoding nuclear transport factor 2 family protein, giving the protein MFRINLPLIMMLAAVSIVVSCGSPSVAENRAGAKELLKTDRNFSEFSVRHGSADAFRKYLAPDALLLPAGANPIRGRDSIYASMEGDTVGVLSWTPREAEVAQSGEMGYTWGEYMYEYPKQDGTAGRSHGKYLNVWKKQSDGTWRVFIDIGNQSPVPTGGADK
- a CDS encoding TfoX/Sxy family protein: MAYDKGLAERVRSEIREYPQHEEKKMFGGIGFLMHGNMACGVHGTDLIVRVGPDRYKESLAADQTKEFDMTGRPMTGWIVVMPAGYAEDKSLRSWISHGVDYALSLPPK
- a CDS encoding glycoside hydrolase family 140 protein codes for the protein MKRSILVLFTLPVLLNACVNSDPGSEISRIQISENGRFFIQEDGEPFFWLGDTGWLLFKKLDRDEIIRYLDNRQENGFNVIQVMVLHSVSDAINAYGDSALIDNNVARPRVTEGNDPDDPAEYDYWDHVDFVVKEAARRDIHVGMVLVWGSNVRAGHVAKDEARDYARFLANRYKDNPNIIWLNGGDTRGDENTEIWNIIGKTLHDHDPNHLVTFHPYGRTQSSMWFHDSTWLDFNMFQSGHRRYDQDDTALGYGEDSWRYVRTDYRKRPVKPTVDGEPSYEGIPEGLHNTTQPYWDAADARRYAHWGVFAGAAGHTYGHSAVMQMYMPSDEEPAYGAREYWCEAIDDTGAAQMQHLKNLMLSRPYPERVPDQSLVAGQNGEKYDYVIATRGKDYAFLYTYTGRNFTVNMGKIAGDRVKASWYDPRNGEISELGEYENAGEQEFNPPEEKQPGNDWVLVLDSI
- a CDS encoding flippase-like domain-containing protein, which codes for MEFLRQSSPEDREDLHQSLSDYDADERTPERNKPNTDGGVTPLEKRPGLMWWIRLVAGILLVVVIAAFVWRQRDQIIRLSDMDFRFFLAVLPLLALRLSLMKHRWGYTLREVGRVQASSRQVWRSLFGSITLGLITPGRIGELVMGIFFPHEDFWNVNSASIIDKGFGHLIAYVIGAITLLVLGLELLPISGATRVIFYVLMGVILALILVFVYDPAIFAKLLKRVSRIFPGKIRQALEPLTRQLTDLNPVQVGALLLMSLAIKLIVYLEMYLLLRTFGPAPFVRGFLAFGAAQMVARTLPLTFANLGIQEGSRILFFNLIGVSSAITLNASLLLFGINVLLPGIVGYRFIPVRKGARKGAEEE